The Lujinxingia vulgaris genome includes a region encoding these proteins:
- the tilS gene encoding tRNA lysidine(34) synthetase TilS, translating into MPTSPSGNDDDLVAGVQDALQRAGITAGDTLLLAWSGGRDSTVLLDLLRRLATPLQLNLVAAHIDHAMRESSTRDAAHCEEQAHRFGLCFERVTLTAGQVTSQGEAREARYLKLAELALAHRARAVLTAHHGDDRLESALINLLRGSGLDGLATLQEDATLRIEHHNLRVLRPLLFASARQVADYARERNLTWVDDPTNATDHYLRNRIRQQVTPQLRAIAGELSPARRTLANLESEHEAAEHAANQLETRARRPALEPDTHAFDAHLLLSAPRALCFRVILRIAPAFDRETLERIAALLPDAFSITPKHLSAPGFLVRASHGRLTLLPARQRGGRDRLHPTASPIKIAATPRGALDWQGSHVRWSILPRAQAAPDHPARPWRCLLPAPAAHHPLTLRGYLPGDTLTRTRQDGTPQKIKASAVFQAARIGADTRWCWPCVADASNDLIWIAGLSTSFPPDPTHASRQVLEVIVRPSAALSAILQWQRK; encoded by the coding sequence ATGCCAACCTCTCCTTCAGGCAACGACGATGACCTCGTCGCGGGCGTCCAGGACGCGCTGCAACGCGCCGGAATCACCGCGGGCGACACCTTGCTTCTTGCCTGGAGCGGCGGGCGCGACTCCACCGTCTTACTCGATCTTCTCCGAAGACTTGCCACGCCACTTCAACTGAACCTGGTGGCCGCGCATATCGATCACGCCATGCGGGAGAGCTCCACGCGTGACGCCGCGCATTGCGAGGAGCAGGCCCACAGGTTCGGGCTATGCTTTGAGCGCGTCACCCTCACTGCGGGCCAGGTCACAAGCCAGGGCGAGGCGCGCGAGGCCCGCTACCTCAAGCTGGCCGAGCTTGCATTAGCTCACCGCGCCCGCGCAGTGCTCACCGCCCATCACGGCGACGATCGCCTGGAGAGCGCGCTGATCAACCTGCTGCGCGGGAGCGGGCTTGATGGCCTGGCAACCTTGCAAGAAGACGCAACGCTTCGCATTGAACATCACAACCTGCGGGTGCTCCGCCCCTTACTCTTCGCCTCAGCCCGCCAGGTCGCAGATTATGCACGTGAGCGCAACCTCACCTGGGTCGACGACCCCACCAACGCCACCGACCACTACCTGCGCAACCGCATCCGCCAGCAGGTGACCCCCCAGCTCCGAGCGATCGCCGGCGAGTTAAGCCCGGCGCGCCGCACGCTGGCCAACCTTGAGTCGGAGCATGAGGCCGCCGAGCACGCTGCAAATCAGCTCGAAACACGCGCTCGACGCCCGGCGCTGGAGCCCGACACACACGCCTTCGATGCCCACCTGCTCCTGAGCGCCCCACGCGCCCTCTGTTTCCGCGTCATCCTGCGCATCGCGCCCGCCTTCGACCGCGAGACCCTAGAGCGCATCGCAGCGCTCCTGCCCGACGCCTTCTCCATCACCCCGAAACATCTCAGCGCCCCGGGTTTTCTGGTCCGCGCGAGCCACGGCCGCCTGACGCTGCTCCCCGCCCGTCAGCGGGGCGGGCGCGATCGACTCCACCCCACGGCATCGCCAATAAAGATCGCCGCGACACCTCGGGGTGCACTCGACTGGCAGGGCTCCCACGTTCGGTGGTCGATCCTTCCCCGGGCGCAGGCCGCCCCCGACCACCCCGCGCGCCCCTGGCGCTGCCTGCTCCCGGCCCCCGCCGCACATCATCCACTCACGCTGCGCGGCTACCTCCCCGGCGACACGCTCACCCGCACTCGCCAGGATGGCACCCCGCAGAAGATCAAAGCCAGCGCGGTCTTTCAGGCCGCGCGCATCGGGGCCGACACGCGCTGGTGCTGGCCCTGTGTCGCCGACGCCTCCAACGACCTGATCTGGATCGCCGGCCTCTCCACCTCTTTCCCCCCGGATCCAACACACGCCAGCAGGCAAGTTTTGGAGGTGATCGTGCGCCCTTCCGCCGCCCTGAGTGCAATTCTTCAATGGCAGCGGAAATAA